Genomic DNA from Clostridia bacterium:
AACTTCGCCTCTCGACGTACCTTTGTACGCCTTCGGGTAACCCCAAACCGCGCTATATCGCGGTTTGGGCTCAGTTTGTCCATTCCAAACATTTTTTCCTATCCCCCAAAAAGGAGCTGTAATAAATTTACAGCTCCTTTTTTTGGGGAAAAATATTGTTGACAACTCAACAAATTTGTGTTATATTGTTTTTGTTGACAACACAACAAAAGGAGGACTCTTAAAAATGTTAAACCGTTTTGAAGTTTTTACAAAAGCTGTTTCTGTTTCTTACAAATGCATACAAAAAATTAAAAAATACGAAATGGATACCTTTGGATTAAAGGGTTCTCATGTGATGTGTCTGTTTAATTTGGGGCAGAACGAAAAAGGTCTTTCTGCCACCGAGCTGTGTAAAATCTGCCACTTAGACAAGGCTGCGGTTTCGAGAATTCTCCCTGCTTTGCAGGCTGAAGGCTATATTTATCCCGACATAAAGGGTGAACAAAAATACCGCATCAAATACCGTTTGACCGATGAGGGCAAAAAAATCGCCGATGCATTAAATCTTTTAATCACCAATGTTGTTACCCGTTGCGGCAGCGGACTGACCATCTCCGAGCGGGAAAACTTTTACAACAGCTTTGCTGTCATCACCAAAAATCTTTCAGAGTTTGTAAACGAAATGGAGAATAAATAAACAAAAGACCGCCGAAAGGCGGTCTTTTGTTTATTTGGTTAAAGGCGTTAATGTCTTTTCGGAGGATTTAACCGTTTTCCCGTTGATGACTTTTTCAACATAATAGGTAAAATCGGTTTTCGGGTCATCCACACGCACAATAAATTCAAAGGGTGCGTAGGTATCCTCTGTTGTTTCCCATTTTCCGTCCTTTTTGTAATGCAGAACGGCTTTGTCTGCTTCATCTAACATTTCGGTGATGTACACATACGCAAAATATTCGTCATCCGACATCTGCAGAATGTGCCCACCATCGGTTTCCCCGTCTTTGGGCATTACGGTCTGCTTGCCTGCCTGCTTTTCATTTACCTTTACATCCGCATAGCCCGGCTTGGAAACCGCATCACTTTTTACGGTGATGGCAACCAGCGATCTGCCCGGCACGGTGATTTCACCCCTGCCGTCTGTAATCTGCAGCTCGGTTTTGTTGCCCGACGCATCATAAACAGTCGCAACGCCACTAAAGCCTGCAAGCACATCCCCTAAGGTAAAGGTTGCGGTATGCGAAGCGGTATCTTCGTTCATAAATGCAAAGCCTGCCACGCCGTCTTTACGCGCGCCAATCCAGT
This window encodes:
- a CDS encoding MarR family transcriptional regulator, producing the protein MLNRFEVFTKAVSVSYKCIQKIKKYEMDTFGLKGSHVMCLFNLGQNEKGLSATELCKICHLDKAAVSRILPALQAEGYIYPDIKGEQKYRIKYRLTDEGKKIADALNLLITNVVTRCGSGLTISERENFYNSFAVITKNLSEFVNEMENK